One Apostichopus japonicus isolate 1M-3 chromosome 14, ASM3797524v1, whole genome shotgun sequence genomic window carries:
- the LOC139979444 gene encoding nudC domain-containing protein 2-like isoform X2: MCYANVRYCSSQAWNFCSRSSHSKTCSATVFAITTSERLMTLVVHVMVFTYGTIKRNIKYLDIQGEQYLRMAGNFDEKSGIVPCITPWGQWYQTMEEVTLEVNVPEGTTSKEIKVDFKPKHLTCRVRAGEIKGELFERVLVDDCLWSLEDRKKVQIMLVKSRRSADNCWPSLFVDQYKADPLTFDDMEKKMTLERFQKEFVDDQVCA, from the exons ATGTGCTATGCTAATGTACGGTACTGTTCGTCGCAAGCATGGAATTTTTGCTCACGTTCCAGTCATAGTAAGACCTGTTCCGCTACAGTTTTCGCGATCACAACATCGGAGAGGTTGATGACCCTTGTTGTACATGTTATGGTCTTCACGTACGGTACCATAAAAAGGAATATAAAATATCTCGACATTCAAG GAGAGCAATATTTGAGGATGGCTGGAAACTTTGATGAAAAGAGTGGCATTGTACCTTGTATTACTCCTTGGGGTCAGTGGTACCAAACAATGGAAGAAGTAACCTTAGAGGTCAATGTCCCAGAAGGTACAACATCAAAGGAAATCAAAGTGGACTTCAAGCCCAAACATTTGACATGCAGAGTGAGGGCAGGTGAAATCAAG GGTGAACTTTTTGAAAGAGTTTTAGTGGATGACTGTTTATGGAGCTTAG AGGACAGAAAAAAGGTACAGATCATGCTGGTAAAATCCAGAAGATCTGCCGACAACTGTTGGCCATCTCTTTTTGTTGACCAGTATAAAGCTGACCCTTTAACCTTTGATGATATGGAGAAGAAAATGACATTAGAAAGGTTTCAGAAAGAG TTCGTTGATGACCAAGTCTGTGCCTGA
- the LOC139979444 gene encoding nudC domain-containing protein 2-like isoform X1, with protein sequence MCYANVRYCSSQAWNFCSRSSHSKTCSATVFAITTSERLMTLVVHVMVFTYGTIKRNIKYLDIQGEQYLRMAGNFDEKSGIVPCITPWGQWYQTMEEVTLEVNVPEGTTSKEIKVDFKPKHLTCRVRAGEIKGELFERVLVDDCLWSLEDRKKVQIMLVKSRRSADNCWPSLFVDQYKADPLTFDDMEKKMTLERFQKENPGFDFSGADITGSYSGGGPQWKD encoded by the exons ATGTGCTATGCTAATGTACGGTACTGTTCGTCGCAAGCATGGAATTTTTGCTCACGTTCCAGTCATAGTAAGACCTGTTCCGCTACAGTTTTCGCGATCACAACATCGGAGAGGTTGATGACCCTTGTTGTACATGTTATGGTCTTCACGTACGGTACCATAAAAAGGAATATAAAATATCTCGACATTCAAG GAGAGCAATATTTGAGGATGGCTGGAAACTTTGATGAAAAGAGTGGCATTGTACCTTGTATTACTCCTTGGGGTCAGTGGTACCAAACAATGGAAGAAGTAACCTTAGAGGTCAATGTCCCAGAAGGTACAACATCAAAGGAAATCAAAGTGGACTTCAAGCCCAAACATTTGACATGCAGAGTGAGGGCAGGTGAAATCAAG GGTGAACTTTTTGAAAGAGTTTTAGTGGATGACTGTTTATGGAGCTTAG AGGACAGAAAAAAGGTACAGATCATGCTGGTAAAATCCAGAAGATCTGCCGACAACTGTTGGCCATCTCTTTTTGTTGACCAGTATAAAGCTGACCCTTTAACCTTTGATGATATGGAGAAGAAAATGACATTAGAAAGGTTTCAGAAAGAG AATCCTGGCTTTGATTTCAGTGGTGCTGATATTACTGGTAGTTATTCTGGAGGTGGGCCCCAGTGGAAAGACTGA